The Rhizoctonia solani chromosome 4, complete sequence genome contains a region encoding:
- a CDS encoding nuclear transport factor 2, producing the protein MASPAPNAQAKSTVVPSEVGWQFVSQYYTYVNKEPSKLHCFYTKHSTYTHGVEGEDSPPCHGQQEIHNKIISIGFQDCKVFIHSVDAQSSASSGILIQVIGEISNAGEAWRKFSQSFFLAEQPNGYFVLNDIFRYLKEETNADDEVSSDKEEAETGEEAAVEPTAATQLHDVPEHPVAQPEPEPVVSLPPAAPQETAAPEPAPDAPAVNGTHVEEKTPEPAKETTQLPSPSPEPEPQPAEEPAPAEPAPTPTPAPAPAPAPAPTNSAPAASPAPPAAEKPQVSAAPPSAPPAPTQPAQPPAPPAPKTWANLAATNVSGWGQVSSGARGVSAPAKPATPTPKPAAPAPAPVARKEEPPIDTSNLSPQAQAALSVNTPQCFVKLNDWVRDNAAGNQTQSNAESVSPAALKEVLTARFGAIKELEVVRTKACAFLEFVQVDSARRAILASLPTNQGGEGGIRIGEDTPNERAPRITVEMRKERGDRPMSGGRPRTGGPEQRGSFRGRGGRGRGDGTRGGAPQAAK; encoded by the exons ATGGCATCCCCCGCACCCAATGCTCAGGCAAAATCGACTGTCGTGCCCTCAGAAGTCGGCTGGCAGTTCGTCTCCCAGTATTATACATACGTGAACAAAGAGCCTTCCAAGCTGCACTGCTTCTACACCAAACATAGCACATATACTCACGGGGTTGAGGGCGAGGATTCTCCCCCGTGCCACGGTCAGCAG GAAATCCACAACAAAATTATTTCCATTGGGTTCCAGGACTGCAAGGTCTTTATCCACAGTGTCGATGCCCAGTCGTCTGCCTCTTCGGGTATTCTCATCCAGGTCATCGGCGAGATATCCAACGCTGGAGAGGCCTGGCGTAAATTTTCCCAATCGTTCTTCCTCGCTGAGCAACCCAACGGATACTTTGTCTTGAACGATATCTTCCGCTACCTTAAGGAAGAGACTAATGCTGACGATGAGGTAAGCAGTGATAAGGAAGAGGCAGAAACTGGCGAGGAGGCCGCTGTTGAACCTACTGCTGCTACCCAACTTCACGATGTTCCCGAGCACCCGGTCGCTCAGCCTGAGCCCGAGCCTGTTGTTTCGCTCCCACCTGCAGCACCACAAGAAACCGCCGCTCCAGAGCCAGCTCCCGATGCTCCGGCAGTCAATGGGACACATGTTGAGGAAAAGACACCCGAACCGGCAAAGGAGACCACTCAGCTgccttctccttctcctgaACCGGAGCCTCAGCCGGCAGAAGAGCCCGCGCCAGCCGAGCCCGCGCCCACTCCCACCCCTGCTCCAGCTCCCGcgccagctccagctcctaCAAACTCCGCGCCCGCAGCCTCTCCCGCACCTCCTGCTGCCGAGAAACCCCAAGTCTCTGCTGCTCCTCCATCTGCTCCTCCCGCCCCTACCCAACCGGCTCAGcctcctgctcctcctgctcccaagACCTGGGCGAACCTCGCTGCCACCAACGTGTCGGGGTGGGGCCAGGTCTCTTCGGGGGCTCGCGGTGTGAGCGCTCCTGCGAAGCCGGCTACACCGACACCCAAGCCAGCTGCGCCTGCACCGGCCCCCGTTGCCCGGAAGGAAGAGCCTCCGATCGACACGTCTAACTTGTCGCCTCAGGCACAAGCCGCTCTTTCCGTAAACACCCCGCAATGCTTCGTCAAG CTCAACGACTGGGTGCGCGATAACGCCGCCGGCAATCAGACCCAGAGCAACGCCGAATCCGTTTCTCCTGCAGCGCTCAAAGAGGTTCTCACCGCTCGTTTCGGAGCAATCAAGGAGCTCGAGGTCGTGCGCACCAAAGCGTGTGCGTTCCTGGAATTCGTTCAAGTTGATTCGGCACGTCGCGCCATCTTGGCGTCGTTACCTACCAATCAAGGTGGTGAGGGAGGCATTCGTATTGGGGAGGATACTCCAAATGAACGTGCTCCCCGCATTACCGTTGAAATGCGCAAGGAACGTGGCGACCGTCCCATGTCGGGTGGTCGTCCGCGTACCGGCGGTCCAGAGCAGCGTGGTTCGTTCCGCGGCCGGGGTGGACGTGGCCGGGGTGATGGGACCCGCGGTGGAGCCCCGCAAGCTGCCAAGTAA
- a CDS encoding mitogen activated protein kinase kinase yields MPDQPAKDASKSKHAHAASQSQPAPRKVRFNVGTQYQVLDVVGEGAYGIVCSALHRPTSRKVAIKKIAPFDHSMFCLRTLRELKLLKFLSEAGVSENIISILDIIKPPSLEAFKEVYLIQELMETDMHRVIRTQDLSDDHAQYFIYQTLRALKALHSADVIHRDLKPSNLLLNANCDLKVCDFGLARSVRTAEPSGTETGFMTEYVATRWYRAPEIMLTFKQYTKAIDVWSVGCILAEMLSGKPLFPGRDYHHQLTLILDVLDPHTSLQGTPTLDEFYAITTRRSRDYIRALPFRKRRPFAQLFPNASALAVDFLTKTLTFDPKKRITVEDALCHPYLEAYHDPDDEPVAPPLDPDFFEFDLHKDDISREQLKQLLYDEIMTFVPVI; encoded by the exons ATGCCCGACCAACCAGCCAAGGATGCCTCCAAGTCCAAACACGCACATGCCGCGTCCCAGAGCCAGCCAGCACCCCGCAAAGTCCGTTTCAACGTCG GTACCCAGTACCAGGTACTCGATGTCGTCGGAGAAGGTGCATATGGTATAGTCTGTTCGGCGTTGCACAGACCCACCAGCCGCAAAGTAGCAATAAAGAAGATTGCACCGTTCGACCATTCCATGTTCTGTTTGCGCACCCTACGAGAACTCAAACTCCTCAAGTTCTTGTCCGAGGCTGGTGTCAGCGAAAAC ATTATTTCTATTCTGGACATCATTAAACCTCCTTCGCTCGAGGCGTTCAAAGAGGTCTACT TGATCCAAGAGCTCATGGAAACTGATATGCATCGAGTTATCCGAACGCAGGACCTTAGCGACGATCATGCCCAA tattttatcTACCAAACGCTTCGCGCCCTCAAGGCACTACACAGCGCTGATGTCATCCACCGTGATCTCAAACCCTCCAACCTGCTCCTAAACGCGAATTGCGATCTCAAGGTCTGCGACTTTGGTCTTGCACGGTCCGTTCGGACGGCCGAGCCTTCGGGCACCGAAACAGGCTTCATGACGGAATACGTTGCGACGAGATGGTATCGCGCACCCGAAATCATGCTTACGTTTAAGCAGTACACCAAGGCAATCGACGTCTGGTCCGTTGGTTGTATTCTCGCGGAGATGTTAAGCGGAAAGCCCTTGTTCCCTGGACGGGACTACCATCACCAGTTGACTTTGATCTTGGACGTGCTAG ATCCTCACACATCGTTACAAGGCACACCCACGCTAGACGAGTTCTACGCGATCACCACCCGACGATCCCGCGATTACATTCGTGCACTCCCATTCCGGAAACGTCGACCATTCGCCCAGTTATTCCCGAATGCTTCTGCGCTCGCCGTGGACTTTTTGACGAAAACTTTG ACCTTTGATCCCAAGAAGCGAATCACTGTTGAGGACGCACTCTGCCACCCTTACCTAGAGGCATAC CATGATCCCGATGATGAGCCCGTTGCCCCTCCTCTGGACCCCGACTTTTTTGAGTTTGATC TGCACAAGGACGACATTAGCCGAGAGCAGCTCAAACAACTTCTATACGACGAGATCATGACCTTCGTGCCAGTTATATAA
- a CDS encoding mitogen activated protein kinase yields MLIDLPPELFDAIFRVLDDRSQRYLVATCRAFRSHCLSEAWQTLTFGGPGVKSQLKRFVYWVDTTRHSTDLFKNTQNLFIRACLLDGAVPPGSLEGEQNTDIQDDDIANLLVRLTASLTVLSIDLPPMPEDQLFDKTLSRIARLPKLQRLFLGRVKVHDGYDVACDYTELKEATMIWCHGIVEQKLLVDQFGLEHLDVHDSWDIGNLSMISYQWHNLKSFRFSAVDHTYATKILESGRGAMTSLEEVSIEVPMSNDVFFRIVSELSNYPIQKFHLCLSAIGLEVFHDLGRNYVPDDFGPNWLAYISNNMAGLKELVLDYRAGGSRFTLQWPGDQTMYAGALAFAQNLHTLAISIHALPRCGRFDCRQFGYMYFEHIPNLQTLHFPAMPLIPMRSLDSFYSDMGLSPSPALIKGYTMIGRQNQPNHFEDMGDTYRPFWITNGPDVAVDRHRRGGGLRIVAYNRTESVPDDSSDAHVFDELMDELLAHEADFFDQEDVDLGLWFPELETEDEGVEDDDDENDEDWTTSDGEDHDDQDPPPPTSEEWMQGLTIGVSNVNLGINQLDFSELDGHSSSDGDALEDINDSDLSADL; encoded by the exons ATGCTCATCGACCTACCACCTGAGCTCTTCGACGCCATCTTCCGTGTTCTTGACGATCGTTCCCAACGCTATCTCGTCGCCACCTGTCGTGCCTTTCGGAGCCATTGTCTTTCTGAAGCATGGCAAACGCTGACATTTGGAGGCCCCGGAGTCAAATCCCAGCTGAAGCGCTTCGTGTATTGGGTTGACACAACTCGACACAGTACGGATCTGTTCAAAAACACACAAAATTTATTCATTCGTGCTTGTCTCCTTGATGGCGCGGTGCCCCCAGGCTCGCTGGAGGGCGAACAAAACACCGATATTCAAGATGACGACATTGCCAACTTGCTTGTCCGACTCACAGCGAGCCTGACGGTACTCTCAATCGACCTTCCACCGATGCCTGAAGATCAACTATTCGATAAGACACTGTCTCGTATAGCCCGGCTCCCCAAGCTCCAGCGTCTATTTCTCGGACGGGTTAAAGTCCACGATGGGTACGACGTCGCCTGCGATTATACGGAGCTCAAGGAGGCTACTATGATTTGGTGCCATGGTATCGTCGAACAGAAACTTCTAGTCGATCAGTTTGGCCTCGAACACCTGGACGTACACGACAGTTGGGATATTGGGAATCTGAGCATGATCTCGTATCAGTGGCACAACCTCAAATCGTTCAGATTCTCGGCTGTCGACCATACGTATGCGACGAAGATACTTGAATCCGGAAGA GGAGCAATGACGTCTCTGGAAGAGGTGTCCATAGAGGTCCCAATGTCCAATGATGTTTTCTTCCGAATCGTATCCGAACTTTCCAACTATCCTATCCAAAAGTTCCATCTGTGCTTGTCAGCAATCGGGCTTGAGGTCTTCCATGACCTAGGGAGGAACTACGTGCCAGATGATTTTGGACCAAATTGGCTAGCATACATCTCTAACAACATGGCTGGATTAAAGGAATTGGTGCTTGATTACAGGGCAGGGGGAAGCCGATTCACGCTCCAGTGGCCTGGAGATCAG ACCATGTACGCGGGTGCGCTAGCGTTTGCGCAGAATCTGCATACCCTAGCGATTTCAATACACGCTTTACCCAGATGTGGAAGATTCGACTGCCGACAATTCGGTTACATGTATTTCGAACATATACCCAACCTTCAGACGCTGCACTTTCCCGCCATGCCCCTTATCCCTATGCGCTCGCTCGACTCTTTCTATTCCGACATGGGCCTATCACCTTCGCCTGCGTTGATCAAAGGGTATACTATGATTGGACGACAGAACCAACCGAATCATTTCGAGGACATGGGTGATACGTATCGACCGTTTTGGATCACCAACGGGCCCGACGTCGCAGTCGACCGACACAGGCGTGGAGGCGGTCTGCGCATCGTCGCTTACAACCGGACAGAAAGTGTACCTGATGATTCGAGCGACGCGCACGTATTCGACGAGCTCATGGACGAACTTCTCGCTCACGAAGCTGATTTTTTTGACCAAGAGGACGTGGATTTGGGATTGTGGTTTCCTGAGCTAGAAACTGAGGATGAGGGCGTCGaggatgacgatgacgagaACGATGAAGATTGGACGACCTCGGATGGCGAAGATCATGACGACCAAGATCCGCCTCCGCCGACGTCGGAAGAGTGGATGCAGGGTTTGACGATTGGGGTATCCAACGTAAACTTGGGTATCAACCAGCTTGATTTTTCGGAATTAGACGGGCATAGTTCGAGCGATGGTGACGCGTTGGAGGATATCAACGACTCGGATTTGTCCGCCGATCTGTAA